The Theobroma cacao cultivar B97-61/B2 chromosome 2, Criollo_cocoa_genome_V2, whole genome shotgun sequence genome includes the window TGTTCTTACCATTAGCATCTCTAGAGGATGATAGAGATTTCTCATTGCGGATAGCTCCTTTGCCAGCTACTTGAACCAGTCTTTGAGCACGTGGTGACAATGAACTTAGATTGTTAGTAGTTGAAGATGGCAAAGAATATCGCCTGTTTAACCCATTTTTCTCAACCACATCACGGGTAAACCGTGGGGAGCCTTGACCCCTGAGTCTAGCTTTTGCAGATTCAGTTGGTGCCATATAACTGGGCACTTTTGGCATGCTATTTAACCCATCTTCTTGATTATCAATTTTTGCAGGGAAAGAAGCTCTTCTTTGATTTGCTTTTGAGCTCTCGTCGCTGACCTGCTCATCCTTAGAGCTTAACTCCTCTGTTACCTGCATGTTCTCAATTTCACCATTATTTTCTGCAGGTAGCAAGTCAACTGCAGGAGAGATATTAGACTCATCAGGAGAAGCATCTAATGTGGACAATTTCAGATCTGCCTCAAGATTTGATGGTTCTGAGAGTGTTGCAGTCACATCTATCATCTTCTCAGTAGATTCCTGCTCTGAAACATCAGGAGCATCAGAACTAGAAGTTTTCTTCAGAGTCTGCTTTGTTTTCTCATTAACAACCTCAGACTTATCAAAAACCTCCTTTGCAGAGTCAGAAAGTTTTCTTAAATTGCGCTTAACCTTCTCAAGCTCATTTTGAGAATGTTCCCGAGCTGAATCTGCTGTGTTTCCGAAAACTCTCCTCAGACCACGTTTGGGTTTTTCATACTCCAAATTAGAACGACTAGatccattttcaacttttgcATTGGACAGTTTCCGAACACTTCTCCTTGTCTTTCCTTGCCCATTTGCATCACCCTTTGTCTTAGACTTTGAGGCCAGACTCTTAATTGGCTGTGAAGGGGCTTCCCAAAAGCGTGACCTTGTCCAGCGTTGAAGCCACTGCCAGGGCAAGTTAGGTTCCTCTGGCCCATACTGAAGTCGTAGAGGTAATGCAGCAGGTAATGAAGCCAGAAGCTGAGAGTGATTGAAGTGCATAATCACATATGCAGTTTGGAACAGCAGTGAAAAGAACATAGCAAAATGGCCAGAAGTTAAGACATCATAATTCTTGTCATTCACAATATACCCTCAGCTTGGAACAGTTAATTAAGTAGCAGCATGCATCAAAAACATTCATCACTGACAAAGTTTCTACATATTTTGGAGAAAGGAGCCAAGGGCTGTATTACATGTTACATATGAAATACTTTTATGCTCATGTTCTAAAGTTCAAGCACTTGGAATAATAAGAATCCTTTGTTTATGGTATACCATTTCACTATGTTCGAACACAAGGCAATGCAACCTTGGCTTGTACAGATAGCTCATATGTATTACCACTACAAGTCACACCTCCTAAGCAAATTGAATTCAATTCCTAAGATTTAAGTCCTCTTAAAGAACATTTTAAGGTAGTAACTTGTAACAAGAATAATGAGTATTAACTACTTTATAAGGAAAATCAACAGATAAacaatcttaaaaaaaaagaggaggGGGCTGGAGACCCAAAACAATAGATGTGAAAGTCAGTGGTCAAATTTTGATACAAACAGGAGGAATCTAGAAACTACCTATAAGATGGGGCATAGAGCTAATTACACGACAGTTgagttaaaattggaataatgTCTGTACTGTACTGATGTTATAAACATGAACTACCATATAGAGTAAAAGAACTATGACTAATAAAGAGTAAGAATGTCTGCAACAGAAAAGTATAACCTTGTAAAAAACATTTATAAGAATCAAGAAGCACGAGTGCAAGCTTGAAGCACTGGAAACAGGAGCAAATCTTAACAATGTACAAAAGAAGTCAGACAACTAATGCACACACGCaggaaattcaagaagcatGAACATGTTCTAAACAACGTGGATTCTCTATCAGCACAGAAGTTCTCATTTAGATAGCTTTATGGCATAAATCTAAGTTGAATCCAATAGTAGTATCAGAAAGCCACAGATATCTATATACaatgacaaaaaaagaaaatgaccaTACCTTTTGAACAAAAGcattatttgataaattctTCACCTGAGCAGATGTGCTTACTCTGTAAGAATCAGAGCTTTTAGAACCCTGtttcaaaaaatcattaaacaaataaataacaGCTAGCTTAGAAGcataatataatcataaaaacaCCTTTATTCTCATAGGGACTTTCACATTCAAAAAAAGAACTATGAGATGCAGCAACATGCTTCTAGTAATTTTTGTCAGAATAGCAAGAACAGATAAGCCATCATCCAGTGGTCCATCTAATAAATTACCAGAAGCAGATGTTTTTTCTGCACTTCAACCCCAACATCTGAACATCTGACCTTTTGACCACGAGCTAGTGCCTGGAACTTAAC containing:
- the LOC18610468 gene encoding protein IQ-DOMAIN 31 — translated: MGKSPAKWIKTLLLGKKSSKSNLSKGREKLNSANKGEVLVSSKVTVSDLSVDPPSISAPILVTSARNVMESETDIPTKLPNDGGNIPSVKEDGSDNAISNLGNLEDPERIRLDQAAAKAQAAFRGYLARRAFRTLKGIIRLQALIRGHLVRRQAVATLCCTWGIVKFQALARGQKVRCSDVGVEVQKKHLLLGSKSSDSYRVSTSAQVKNLSNNAFVQKLLASLPAALPLRLQYGPEEPNLPWQWLQRWTRSRFWEAPSQPIKSLASKSKTKGDANGQGKTRRSVRKLSNAKVENGSSRSNLEYEKPKRGLRRVFGNTADSAREHSQNELEKVKRNLRKLSDSAKEVFDKSEVVNEKTKQTLKKTSSSDAPDVSEQESTEKMIDVTATLSEPSNLEADLKLSTLDASPDESNISPAVDLLPAENNGEIENMQVTEELSSKDEQVSDESSKANQRRASFPAKIDNQEDGLNSMPKVPSYMAPTESAKARLRGQGSPRFTRDVVEKNGLNRRYSLPSSTTNNLSSLSPRAQRLVQVAGKGAIRNEKSLSSSRDANDKVVRAEWKR